One window of the Nicotiana tabacum cultivar K326 chromosome 4, ASM71507v2, whole genome shotgun sequence genome contains the following:
- the LOC107770341 gene encoding serine/threonine-protein phosphatase 7 long form homolog — protein MEVPPVYPEPASLELLLLQAEHISSYIWEGQCLAQTFRVRRVDDMWDFLRAHPLHPRIVRRLQNMGFYRIIEIDRLQLDWSLITALIERWRPETHTFHLPIGEDTITLQNLEVLYGLPVDGHPVAYPHALREYMGLQYLEMLQRLTGFQPTKEAAFRGASRL, from the coding sequence ATGGAGGTTCCGCCTGTGTATCCCGAACCTGCATCGCTAGAGCTACTGTTGCTACAGGCCGAGCATATATCTTCGTACATATGGGAGGGGCAGTGTTTGGCCCAGACATTCCGTGTTAGACGGGTAGACGATATGTGGGACTTTCTTAGGGCCCACCCACTTCATCCCCGTATAGTCAGACGCCTTCAGAATATGGGTTTTTATAGGATCATAGAGATCGACCGGTTGCAGTTGGACTGGTCGTTGATCACGGctttgatagagcggtggcgaccggagacgcacacctTTCATTTACCAATTGGCGAGGATACTATCACGCTTCAGAACTTGGAGGTTCTATATGGGTTGCCGGTTGATGGACATCCTGTAGCTTACCCGCATGCTCTCAGAGAATATATGGGATTGCAGTACCTGGAGATGTTGCAGCGGCTCACCGGTTTCCAGCCAACAAAGGAGGCTGCATTTAGAGGGGCCAGTCGTTTGTAG